Proteins encoded within one genomic window of Chelatococcus sp. HY11:
- a CDS encoding DUF983 domain-containing protein: protein MEKNEQWPPLPPVSTGLRGRCPRCGQGHLFNGFLTLARECEVCGLDYKFADPADGPAFFVMMFVCIPAVMFGLWIETAYEAPWWVHLFTTLPVLLLFCILPLRPLKGWLVASQFFFKAEEGRLARPDEYPPAEPKPQAGSR from the coding sequence ATGGAGAAGAATGAGCAGTGGCCGCCGCTGCCGCCCGTGAGCACGGGATTGCGCGGACGCTGTCCGCGCTGCGGACAAGGCCATCTGTTCAACGGGTTCCTGACGCTGGCGCGGGAATGCGAGGTGTGCGGGCTCGACTATAAGTTCGCCGATCCCGCCGATGGCCCGGCCTTTTTCGTCATGATGTTCGTCTGCATCCCTGCCGTCATGTTCGGGCTATGGATCGAGACGGCCTACGAGGCGCCGTGGTGGGTGCATCTGTTCACAACCCTGCCGGTATTGCTCCTCTTCTGTATACTCCCGCTGCGGCCACTCAAGGGCTGGCTCGTCGCAAGCCAGTTCTTCTTCAAGGCGGAGGAAGGCCGGCTTGCCCGGCCGGATGAATATCCTCCCGCCGAACCCAAGCCACAAGCGGGCAGTCGCTGA